The Patescibacteria group bacterium DNA window CGTACTGCTCAACGGTTTTTCAAAAATCAAAAAGCATGGTGAAGGCGCCGCAGTGCAAATGGTTTTTCGCCCAGCTCCACACATGTACCTCGAAAAATATCGAGAAGCTTTGCAGAAATTACAGAAAGGTTCATCGGTTTCGCGTGCCACCGACATTCGCATGACTATCTTCGGCGCTATTATGAAGGAGGCTAAAGATATCATTACCAATCGAGACGCCAAACAGCTGAAGAAAAAGGAAAACCGCTCAACTAACCCGCAACTCGATGATGTGGCAATTGAACAGGTGAAGAATAAAGTGAGCAGTCCGATGCTTTTGACTTCGATTCGGGTTGTCGCCTCGGCAGAAAATGACGCTCGAGCCGAAGCTATTTTGAGTGATCTTGAAGCGGCATTCAATCAATTTGAAAACACTCACGGTAATAAACTTTCTTTCAGACAGATTAAAAATAAATCGAAGCTCACGGAATTTTTGCACGCTTTTTCTTTTAGAATTTTTGGAGACGATGATGCCGTGCCACTTAATCTCAAAGAGGTGACGACCATGATGCACTTCCCGTCGAGTCGTATCCAGTCGAGTCCGCAGTTAAAACATGCGAAAGCAGGCTCAGCCGCCGCGCCGCTCGACCTCCCACACGAAGGAGTGATACTGGGCGTCAACCGCGACCGCTCGGTTGAGACTAAGGTGTTCATGACCAAGGAAGATCGTTTACGTCATTTTTACGTCATTGGGCAAACCGGAACTGGTAAAACCACGCTTTTGAAAAACATGATCGTGCAGGATATTCAAAATGGGGAAGGGGTTTGTATGATTGATCCCCACGGCGCCGATATTCAGGATATTTTGGCTTCTATTCCGCCGAACCGCTACGAAGATTTAATTTACTTTGATCCGAGCAACACCGCGCGTCCGATGGCGCTTAACATGCTTGAGTACGATTTGAGATTTCCTGAACAGAAAACCTTCGTGGTCAACGAAATGTTAAGCATTTTCAATAAACTGTTTGATATGAAAACGGCGGGAGGTCCGATGTTCGAACAGTATTTCCGCAACGCCGTTCTCTTAACGATTGAAGACCCAGAGTCAGGCAACACCCTTCTCGATGTTTCTCGCGTGCTTGCCAACAAAACCTTTCGTGAAATGAAATTGGCCAAGTGTAATAATCCAATCGTTACCCAGTTTTGGCGCGAAGTGGCGGATAAAGCGGGTGGGGAAGCGTCACTGGCCAACATCGTGCCCTACATCGTTTCCAAATTCGACAACTTTTTGGCGAACGACATCATGCGTCCGATTATCGCCCAAGAAAAATCCAGTTTCAATTTCCGCGAAATTATGGATAACAAAAAAATTCTTTTGGTTAATTTGGCCAAAGGCAGACTGGGAGATATCAACGCCAACCTCATTGGTCTTATTTTAGTCGGCAAGATTTTAATGGCGGCGTTGTCGCGGGTTGATTCATACGGAAAAGATTTGCCGCCGTTTTATCTCTATATCGACGAATTCCAAAATATTACGACTGATTCAATTGCCACGATTCTTTCCGAGGCTCGCAAGTACAAACTCTCGCTTCATGTCGCTCACCAGTTCATCGCCCAACTTGAGGATGAGATTAAAGACGCAGTGTTTGGCAACGTCGGTTCTTTGGCCGTGTTTCGGGTTGGATCTGAGGACGCGGAATTTTTGGCTAAACAGTTGGAACCGGTTTTTACAGAGCACGATATCGTCAATTTGGACAACCGCAATGCGTATTTGAAACTTTTGGTAAATGGACGTCCTGTGAAGCCCTTCAATATTGAAACCATGGCGCCGCCAGTCGGCAATCGAGATAACATCGAGAAACTGAAAGAACTTTCCTATTTGAAATTCGGCCGCGATCGAGAAGAGGTAGAAGCGGAGATTATGAAAAAATACCAAAAGTAGTTCAAAAGTTTTGAAGTTAAAAAGTTTAAAGTTAAAATCATGTCCGAAAAATTCCCAGAACCAAATCAAAAACAATCTGATAGTTTGAGAGATACGTTGAAGAAGGGTGTGGCGCTAGGCGCAGTTGCTGTGGCGGTTCTTTCTGCGGAAGGCTGTTCTCCAGACGATAAGAATGATGCGTCAAAGACTTCAGACAATCCAAGCCATACTCGCGTTGAAACGCGTAATGCTGGTGGCCGATTGGCGGAACAGCATAAACAACTCAGTGAGCGTAATGCGCATATCAATAAAATGATTTTGGATAATGAACAAGCCGTAGCTAAGGGAGCAGAACTCTCCAGCAATGTTTTTCTTCAAGGTTATTATCAATTACTAAACAAGGGATATGTGGATGCTGCCGACGCCGCTCTTTTTCAGGA harbors:
- a CDS encoding DUF87 domain-containing protein, whose amino-acid sequence is MENRSLGVETKQFSSPEDELKFLREEVSRHQVEAKKVGTEQAPDVAASRVLKEYAAKPVEKVLAPNYALEQVHKEAIVLELSPEEHDKKIEELIAVLEEKGIKNTLSIIQKLGDFHLEDDFHRFLVQYVKAGFVIKGLQEKTPLAKAFHSTLYEISLPELSKEDGEKELKDLIAGMEQFYAGMMSVSPDGKSNSDSFSVEIANANGSEEFIFYVSVPDSKRALFEKQIMSIFHNAKIKEAKNDYNIFNESGVSIASQAYSGRKPVFPLKTYEEFTVDPLNVLLNGFSKIKKHGEGAAVQMVFRPAPHMYLEKYREALQKLQKGSSVSRATDIRMTIFGAIMKEAKDIITNRDAKQLKKKENRSTNPQLDDVAIEQVKNKVSSPMLLTSIRVVASAENDARAEAILSDLEAAFNQFENTHGNKLSFRQIKNKSKLTEFLHAFSFRIFGDDDAVPLNLKEVTTMMHFPSSRIQSSPQLKHAKAGSAAAPLDLPHEGVILGVNRDRSVETKVFMTKEDRLRHFYVIGQTGTGKTTLLKNMIVQDIQNGEGVCMIDPHGADIQDILASIPPNRYEDLIYFDPSNTARPMALNMLEYDLRFPEQKTFVVNEMLSIFNKLFDMKTAGGPMFEQYFRNAVLLTIEDPESGNTLLDVSRVLANKTFREMKLAKCNNPIVTQFWREVADKAGGEASLANIVPYIVSKFDNFLANDIMRPIIAQEKSSFNFREIMDNKKILLVNLAKGRLGDINANLIGLILVGKILMAALSRVDSYGKDLPPFYLYIDEFQNITTDSIATILSEARKYKLSLHVAHQFIAQLEDEIKDAVFGNVGSLAVFRVGSEDAEFLAKQLEPVFTEHDIVNLDNRNAYLKLLVNGRPVKPFNIETMAPPVGNRDNIEKLKELSYLKFGRDREEVEAEIMKKYQK